The following proteins are encoded in a genomic region of Oncorhynchus masou masou isolate Uvic2021 chromosome 19, UVic_Omas_1.1, whole genome shotgun sequence:
- the LOC135506043 gene encoding ribosome production factor 2 homolog, giving the protein MKQKEGVIKPKTKRAKRFLDNRASKLTENVKNAMIMKGGNTSMIVTQALKDIYALKKPSAVLYKKKNITRPFEDSSSLEFFSKKTDSSLFLFGSHNKKRPNNLIFGRLFDFHVLDMIELGIEKYNSLSAIKNSKCPEGTKPMLVFAGEAFDHDDDHKRLKSLLTDFFRGPVVPSVRLAGLEHVLHFTALEGKIYMRSYRSLLKKSGCRTPRIELEEIGPSFDFVLRRTHLASDDLYKTAHRQPKALKPKKKKNISHDTFGTKFGRLHMQKQDLAKLQTRKMKGLRKRRGPAAAAEGETSSKTAKVEVE; this is encoded by the exons ATGAAACAAAAGGAAGGAGTAAT AAAACCTAAGACGAAGAGGGCTAAGCGCTTTCTTGACAACAGAGCTTCCAAGCTTACAGAGAACGTCAAGAATGCCATGATCATGAAAGGAGGCAACACCAGTATGATTGTCACTCAGGCACTGAAGGACATT tATGCCCTGAAGAAACCAAGTGCTGTATTGTACAAAAA GAAAAATATAACCAGGCCATTTGAAGATTCTTCATCATTG GAATTCTTCTCGAAGAAAACGGATAGCTCGCTGTTTTTGTTTGGCTCGCACAACAAGAAAAGGCCAAACAATCTGATATTTG GTCGTCTGTTTGATTTCCACGTGCTGGATATGATTGAGCTGGGCATTGAGAAGTATAACTCCTTGAGTGCGATCAAG AACAGCAAATGTCCCGAGGGGACCAAACCGATGCTGGTGTTTGCAGGGGAGGCTTTTGACCATGATGATGACCACAAACGCCTAAAGAGCCTTCTTACAG ACTTCTTCAGGGGTCCCGTTGTGCCTTCAGTGCGTCTAGCTGGTCTGGAGCATGTCCTGCACTTCACTGCTCTGGAGGGGAAAATCTACATGCGCAGCTACAG ATCTCTGTTGAAGAAGTCTGGATGTCGTACACCAAGGATTGAGCTGGAGGAGATTGGGCCGTCTTTTGACTTCGTCTTGCGGAGAACACACCTAGCATCAGACGACCTCTACAAGACAGCTCACAGACAGCCCAAGGCTCTGAAG cccaagaagaagaagaacatatCCCATGATACCTTTGGTACCAAGTTTGGCAGGTTGCACATGCAGAAGCAGGATCTGGCCAAGCTCCAGACACGTAAGATGAAGGgtttgaggaagaggaggggccCGGCAGCCGCTGCGGAGGGAGAGACGTCCTCGAAAACAGCCAAAGTAGAAGTGGAGTGA